From the genome of Muricauda sp. SCSIO 64092, one region includes:
- the sprA gene encoding cell surface protein SprA: MKRGALPQLKPFGFKPLFFVVLLLGLGLHLSAQEANEQAQDSVKTGAALGKILLDNPESIVSKYSYDPKIDRYVYTESVGNFNVNYPLFLTPEQYYDLIQKESMKSYFKEKIDAFTGKKEGSEEARKNLLPNFYVNSSFFESVFGGNTIEVIPQGSVAMDLGVIWQKNDNPALSPRNRTNLSFDFDQRISLSMLGKVGERLQVTANYDTEATFDFQNLVKLDYTPTEDDILRKIEIGNVNMPLNSSLIQGAQSLFGVKTQLQFGRTTVTAVFSEQQSQNNTVVAQGGGTLNEFALTALDYDEDRHFFLAQYFRDNYDRALENYPFINSQVQITRLEVWVTNRNQQTLNVRNVVAIQDLGEGRLGINGQEKTRIQIEGNRLGSPPPAAFFNVMGNGILPRNNANDYDPALIGNGGALNENIRDIATVEQGFNLAATGGYNPTQGFDYAFLENARKLEVVRDYQFNSQLGYISLNQRLSNDEVLAVAFQYTFNGEVFQVGEFANGGIDATTVSGGATPIIENNTLVLKLLKSNITNVDDPIWDLMMKNIYSTGAFQLSQEDFRMNILYTDPTPRNYILPVDPNVGWPSNLEDRILINVFNLDRLNIYNDVQSGGDGFFDYLPGITIDSQTGRIIFTKVEPFGEFLFDLLGGGTYDVENDQGYNVNQQRYVFRNMYAKTKAASLQDAEKNRFQIKGRYKSQGNNGIPIGAFNVPRGSVRVTAGGRQLQEGIDYTVNYQAGTVQLLDPSLEASNTPINISVENNAVFGQQTRRFTGINVEHQFNENFVLGATLLNLNERPLTQKANFGIEPVNNTIFGLNGNFSTELPFLTRLANKLPNIDTDVPSNLSVRGEFAFLSPNSPKNADFQGETTTFLDDFEGAQALIDIRSSLGWFLASPPEEFANGLTGLDVGFERAKMSWYTIDPIFYTNQRPSGITDDDISLNTTRRIFIDEVFPPVDVPQGQTTVQGTLDIAYYPNQKGPYNANPSFDGTPQDNWGGIMRSLSSTNFEQSNVEFVQFWVLDPYVDGETTGANTGELVLNMGNISEDILKDGRKQYENGLPASTNNEIPRETIWGQVPSTQSLVYAFDADETNRTQQDLGLDGIDDAQEAAIYNGPADDPALDNYIYYLNREGGILERYLDFNNPQGNSPVTVTNTDRGSTTLPDVEDVDRDLTMNTINSYYEYRIPIGPNTTTDDRYVTDIVEGTARGNRIPNGGEVDYRWIQYKIPLTDFTDAVGGITDFRSISFMRMYLTGFSDNVVLRFATLDLVRGDWRSYTNTLQPGVDDIPSDDGTLIDVNTVNIEENSGRIPIPYVLPPGVIREQLNNNNTIIRQNEQSLSFLVENLESQDSRGVFKNVNIDVRQYERIKMFMHAEKLFNSDYSDDDTPLVGFLRIGTDFSENFYQIERALQFTPFGSSTAEEIWPSVNEIDIDLSDLNKVKSLRIAQRNDGVPLNELRFYEVVNGDVVEVDEFAPRTLGVNRIGIKGNPSFGSLRAMMVGIKNTDDLPARGEVWFNELRLAGLDNNGGWAAIAALDANMADFANVSATASTSTSGFGTLDQLPNERAREDAISYDVVTNVNVGQLFPKQWGLQIPFNFGISETLITPEFDPVFDDLKLDDLIDAAQTSEDAEQTREQAEDYTKRRSINLIGVRKNRGEEADANFYDIENFTFNYSYNKTNHRDFEIADLQDENVNTGFVYNHNFKPATVAPLAKSDSLLTGKYWQWLKDFNFNVLPTSISLNANYNRSFNQQRFRDVLEPGVEALNLPVLQQRNYLFNWQYALNYSITRSLRLNLTASNNNIVRNYFTSEADFEGRPIIDNTLDLWDGFFDVGEPNRHSQQMQLNYELPFNKFPFLSFINAQYTYTSNFDWQRGGDAINEVAAQALNDPNAQVNTVQNANTHNLTANLTMQSFYDLIGLKKRSGKLSGGIAPPRGATEDGEDKKPKGKTTKTWNTLVDILTMVKRVNVNYSENNGKVLPGYSQSIGFIGTSRPTLGFVFGSQSNVRFEAARRGWLTYFPEFNSQYLQNSTKNLNITATAQPTQDLTIDILADRQISNSLQENYVPNLWAQGQTGLINDMGNFSISTMMLGTIFKKSDEFDSQTFEEFKDNRLTIANRIIADRGINVQDRDEEGFPVGYGKTSQEVLLPAFFAAYTGQDVNRVNLDAFREIPIPNWNIKYTGLMKNRWFKKKFKRFSLQHGYRSSYSVNSFQTNLEREQLLNDGLPAINSETGNILPENIINNVVLMDEFNPLMRLDFEMKSSFSVLAEVRTDRTLSLSFDNSLLTEINGKEYTLGLGYRFKDVKFVTNIGGERTRLKGDLNIRADLSLRDNITIIRNLDIDNNQITAGQELWSIKLNADYALSRSLNAIFFYDHSFSQFKVSTAFPQTTINAGFTLRYNFGN; encoded by the coding sequence TTGAAGAGAGGGGCATTACCACAACTTAAACCTTTTGGGTTTAAGCCACTATTCTTTGTTGTACTACTATTGGGACTCGGGTTACACCTTAGTGCCCAAGAGGCTAATGAACAGGCGCAAGACTCGGTGAAGACTGGGGCGGCCCTTGGAAAAATTCTCTTGGACAATCCGGAAAGTATCGTCTCAAAATACTCCTATGACCCTAAGATCGATAGGTATGTATATACCGAAAGTGTCGGTAACTTCAATGTAAACTATCCACTTTTCTTAACTCCGGAACAGTATTATGACCTGATTCAGAAGGAAAGCATGAAATCCTATTTCAAGGAGAAAATAGACGCGTTTACGGGTAAAAAGGAAGGTAGTGAAGAGGCCCGGAAAAACCTACTGCCCAATTTTTATGTGAACAGCAGTTTCTTTGAATCTGTTTTTGGTGGTAACACCATTGAGGTGATTCCACAAGGGTCCGTTGCTATGGATTTGGGCGTTATTTGGCAGAAAAATGATAATCCGGCCCTATCCCCGAGAAATAGGACCAATCTATCCTTTGATTTTGATCAGCGAATCAGCCTCAGTATGCTCGGAAAAGTAGGGGAACGGCTTCAAGTGACGGCCAATTATGATACCGAGGCTACTTTCGATTTCCAGAATTTGGTAAAATTGGACTATACCCCTACAGAAGACGATATCCTTAGAAAAATAGAGATTGGTAATGTCAATATGCCCCTGAACAGTTCGTTGATTCAAGGAGCGCAAAGTCTTTTTGGTGTAAAGACGCAACTACAATTTGGAAGAACCACGGTAACCGCGGTATTTTCCGAGCAACAGTCCCAAAACAATACAGTAGTGGCCCAGGGAGGGGGAACGTTGAATGAGTTTGCCCTTACGGCTTTGGACTACGATGAGGACAGACACTTCTTTTTGGCACAATACTTTAGGGACAATTATGACCGTGCTTTGGAAAATTACCCCTTTATCAACAGTCAGGTACAGATTACCCGGTTGGAAGTTTGGGTGACCAACCGAAACCAGCAGACCTTGAACGTGCGAAACGTTGTGGCAATCCAGGATTTGGGAGAGGGGCGATTGGGAATAAATGGTCAAGAAAAAACCAGGATACAGATTGAGGGAAACAGATTGGGATCACCACCCCCTGCTGCGTTCTTTAATGTGATGGGCAATGGTATTTTACCTAGAAACAATGCCAACGACTACGATCCTGCATTAATTGGAAATGGGGGGGCATTGAACGAAAATATCAGGGATATCGCAACGGTGGAACAGGGATTTAACTTGGCGGCTACCGGAGGCTATAACCCCACTCAGGGATTTGATTATGCCTTTTTGGAAAATGCCAGAAAGTTGGAAGTGGTTCGGGATTATCAATTCAATTCCCAACTGGGGTATATCTCGTTGAACCAACGGTTGAGCAATGACGAGGTTTTGGCGGTAGCATTTCAATATACGTTCAATGGGGAGGTCTTCCAGGTGGGTGAATTTGCCAATGGAGGTATAGATGCTACAACGGTTTCCGGAGGGGCAACACCAATCATAGAAAACAATACCTTGGTCTTAAAGCTTTTAAAGAGCAACATTACCAACGTGGACGACCCCATTTGGGATTTGATGATGAAGAATATCTATTCCACAGGCGCTTTTCAATTGAGTCAGGAGGATTTTAGGATGAATATTCTCTATACCGATCCCACACCAAGAAACTACATCCTTCCCGTAGATCCGAACGTCGGTTGGCCCAGTAATCTGGAAGATAGGATTTTGATCAATGTGTTCAATCTGGATCGATTGAACATTTACAATGATGTACAGTCCGGAGGTGATGGCTTCTTTGATTACCTGCCTGGGATTACCATTGACAGCCAAACGGGACGAATCATTTTTACCAAGGTTGAACCCTTTGGGGAGTTTTTGTTCGATTTGTTGGGAGGAGGTACCTATGACGTGGAGAATGACCAGGGCTATAACGTAAACCAGCAGCGGTATGTATTCCGAAATATGTACGCCAAGACCAAGGCCGCCTCTTTACAGGATGCCGAAAAAAACCGCTTTCAAATCAAGGGACGTTACAAATCACAGGGCAATAATGGTATTCCCATTGGTGCATTCAACGTGCCCAGGGGTTCTGTTCGGGTAACTGCCGGTGGTAGGCAATTGCAGGAGGGAATAGACTATACGGTAAACTACCAGGCAGGGACCGTTCAACTATTGGACCCCAGTTTGGAGGCTTCCAATACACCCATAAACATTTCCGTGGAGAACAATGCCGTGTTTGGCCAGCAGACGAGGAGGTTCACGGGCATCAATGTGGAACACCAGTTCAATGAAAATTTTGTTTTGGGGGCCACTTTGCTTAATCTTAATGAAAGGCCATTGACCCAAAAGGCGAATTTTGGAATAGAACCGGTGAACAATACCATTTTTGGTCTCAATGGAAACTTTAGCACCGAACTTCCCTTTCTGACCCGTTTGGCCAATAAATTACCCAATATCGATACCGATGTCCCTTCCAACCTATCCGTTAGGGGGGAATTTGCCTTTTTAAGCCCCAATTCGCCTAAAAATGCGGACTTCCAAGGGGAAACCACTACTTTCCTGGACGATTTTGAAGGGGCCCAGGCATTGATTGATATTAGATCGTCCCTCGGCTGGTTTTTGGCCAGCCCGCCCGAAGAGTTTGCCAATGGACTCACAGGTTTGGATGTGGGATTTGAACGTGCCAAAATGTCGTGGTATACGATAGATCCCATCTTTTATACCAATCAAAGACCGAGTGGGATAACGGACGATGATATCTCATTGAACACTACCAGAAGGATTTTTATCGACGAGGTTTTTCCTCCAGTGGATGTACCGCAAGGTCAAACTACGGTCCAGGGAACTTTGGACATTGCCTACTACCCGAACCAAAAAGGACCGTACAACGCAAATCCTTCCTTTGACGGAACACCCCAGGATAACTGGGGGGGGATTATGCGTTCCTTGAGCAGTACCAATTTTGAGCAATCCAATGTGGAGTTTGTACAGTTCTGGGTATTGGACCCTTATGTGGACGGCGAAACAACGGGTGCAAATACAGGGGAATTGGTGCTGAATATGGGAAATATTTCTGAGGATATCCTTAAGGACGGAAGAAAACAATACGAAAATGGGTTACCGGCCAGCACAAATAATGAAATCCCAAGGGAAACTATTTGGGGGCAGGTACCTTCCACCCAATCCCTGGTCTATGCCTTTGATGCCGATGAGACCAATAGAACGCAGCAAGATCTGGGTTTGGACGGTATTGATGATGCACAGGAAGCGGCGATATACAATGGGCCCGCTGATGACCCCGCCCTGGACAATTATATCTATTATTTGAATCGGGAAGGGGGCATATTGGAACGTTATCTGGATTTTAACAACCCACAGGGCAATTCCCCGGTAACCGTTACCAATACGGATAGGGGCTCTACGACTTTGCCGGATGTTGAGGATGTCGATCGGGATTTGACCATGAACACGATCAATAGCTACTACGAGTATAGGATTCCCATTGGTCCCAATACCACAACGGATGACCGTTATGTAACGGATATTGTAGAAGGTACAGCTAGAGGTAATCGAATACCAAATGGAGGGGAGGTAGATTATCGATGGATCCAATATAAGATACCATTGACGGATTTTACGGATGCCGTTGGTGGCATTACCGATTTCAGGTCCATAAGTTTTATGCGGATGTACCTTACAGGATTTTCAGATAATGTGGTACTTCGTTTCGCCACCTTGGATTTGGTGCGTGGGGACTGGCGTAGTTATACCAACACCTTACAGCCAGGTGTGGATGATATTCCTTCGGACGATGGCACATTGATTGATGTGAACACCGTAAATATTGAGGAAAATAGTGGAAGGATACCCATTCCATATGTGCTGCCCCCGGGGGTTATTCGAGAGCAATTGAACAATAACAATACCATTATCCGTCAAAATGAACAATCACTTTCGTTTTTGGTGGAAAATCTGGAATCCCAGGACAGTCGGGGGGTTTTTAAAAATGTGAATATAGACGTACGGCAGTATGAGCGTATTAAAATGTTTATGCATGCCGAGAAATTATTCAATTCGGACTATTCCGATGATGATACCCCATTGGTGGGATTTTTAAGGATTGGAACTGATTTTTCAGAGAATTTTTACCAGATTGAAAGGGCATTACAATTTACCCCCTTTGGTTCTTCTACGGCAGAAGAGATATGGCCTTCCGTAAATGAAATTGATATTGACCTTTCCGATTTAAACAAGGTAAAGTCCTTACGTATCGCACAGCGTAATGATGGTGTACCTTTAAATGAACTACGCTTTTATGAAGTGGTCAATGGCGATGTTGTGGAAGTGGATGAGTTTGCACCAAGAACCTTGGGAGTGAACAGGATTGGAATTAAGGGAAATCCTTCCTTTGGTAGTCTACGTGCGATGATGGTGGGAATTAAAAACACTGATGATCTCCCTGCCAGGGGCGAGGTATGGTTCAACGAACTACGCTTGGCGGGATTGGACAATAATGGAGGTTGGGCCGCTATTGCAGCCTTGGATGCCAATATGGCCGATTTTGCCAATGTAAGTGCCACAGCGAGTACAAGTACCTCCGGTTTTGGTACCCTGGACCAATTGCCCAACGAAAGGGCCCGGGAGGATGCCATTTCCTATGATGTGGTGACCAATGTGAACGTTGGCCAATTGTTCCCCAAACAATGGGGGCTCCAAATACCGTTCAATTTTGGTATTTCGGAAACATTGATCACCCCGGAATTTGATCCCGTATTCGATGATCTAAAATTGGATGACCTTATTGATGCTGCACAAACATCGGAAGATGCGGAACAAACCAGGGAGCAAGCAGAGGATTATACCAAGAGAAGGAGTATCAACCTTATTGGGGTTCGGAAAAATAGGGGCGAAGAGGCCGATGCCAATTTTTATGACATTGAAAATTTTACGTTTAATTATTCGTACAATAAAACCAACCACAGGGATTTTGAAATTGCCGACCTACAGGACGAAAATGTAAATACGGGGTTTGTATATAACCATAATTTTAAGCCGGCCACGGTAGCGCCTTTGGCAAAATCGGATTCTTTGTTAACAGGGAAGTACTGGCAGTGGTTAAAGGATTTCAACTTTAATGTACTACCAACAAGTATTTCGTTGAATGCCAATTATAACCGTTCTTTTAACCAACAGCGTTTTAGGGATGTCCTGGAACCTGGAGTGGAGGCCTTGAATTTACCCGTTTTACAGCAACGAAATTATCTTTTTAATTGGCAATACGCTTTAAATTATAGCATCACAAGGTCCTTGAGGTTAAATCTGACCGCTTCAAACAACAATATTGTAAGGAACTATTTCACTTCCGAAGCGGATTTTGAGGGAAGGCCCATAATTGACAATACCTTGGATTTATGGGATGGCTTTTTTGATGTTGGGGAGCCCAATAGGCATTCGCAACAAATGCAGTTGAACTATGAATTGCCCTTTAACAAGTTCCCATTCCTCAGTTTTATCAATGCGCAGTATACCTACACCAGTAATTTTGATTGGCAACGGGGGGGCGATGCCATAAATGAAGTGGCCGCACAGGCTTTGAACGATCCCAATGCTCAGGTGAATACGGTCCAAAATGCGAACACCCACAACCTAACGGCCAATTTGACCATGCAAAGTTTCTACGATCTTATAGGCTTAAAGAAACGCAGTGGTAAACTGTCCGGGGGTATTGCACCACCAAGGGGTGCCACCGAGGATGGGGAAGATAAAAAACCAAAAGGGAAGACCACCAAAACATGGAATACCCTGGTGGACATTTTGACCATGGTCAAACGGGTCAATGTCAATTACAGTGAAAACAATGGAAAGGTATTGCCGGGATATTCCCAATCCATAGGTTTTATAGGAACTTCCAGGCCAACCTTGGGTTTTGTGTTTGGTAGCCAAAGCAATGTTCGTTTTGAGGCGGCGAGACGGGGATGGTTGACCTATTTTCCGGAATTCAACTCCCAATATTTGCAGAACAGTACCAAGAACCTGAACATTACCGCTACGGCACAGCCCACACAGGATTTGACCATTGATATCCTGGCAGACCGTCAAATTTCAAATAGTCTGCAGGAGAACTATGTGCCCAATCTGTGGGCCCAGGGACAAACAGGCCTGATCAACGATATGGGCAATTTTAGCATTTCCACCATGATGTTGGGGACGATTTTCAAAAAAAGTGATGAATTTGATTCCCAAACCTTTGAGGAATTTAAGGACAACCGATTGACAATTGCCAATAGGATTATTGCCGACAGGGGAATAAATGTTCAGGACAGGGATGAGGAAGGCTTCCCTGTGGGTTACGGTAAAACAAGTCAGGAAGTGTTGTTGCCGGCCTTTTTTGCGGCGTATACCGGTCAGGATGTGAATCGGGTTAACCTGGATGCCTTTAGGGAAATACCTATCCCCAACTGGAACATTAAATATACGGGATTGATGAAAAACCGATGGTTCAAGAAGAAATTCAAACGTTTTTCATTGCAACACGGTTATCGTTCGTCCTATAGCGTCAATTCATTTCAGACCAATCTGGAAAGGGAGCAATTGCTCAATGATGGACTTCCTGCAATTAATTCGGAAACAGGGAATATATTGCCAGAGAATATCATCAACAATGTGGTCCTAATGGATGAATTCAACCCCTTGATGCGACTGGATTTTGAAATGAAAAGCTCCTTTAGTGTCCTTGCCGAGGTCCGTACGGATCGAACATTGTCGTTGAGTTTTGACAACAGCCTGCTCACGGAAATCAACGGAAAGGAATACACCTTGGGCTTGGGGTACCGCTTTAAGGATGTAAAATTTGTCACCAATATTGGGGGGGAGCGAACGCGACTGAAAGGGGATTTAAATATCAGGGCCGATCTTTCACTGCGGGACAATATTACCATTATTCGAAATTTGGATATTGACAACAATCAGATTACTGCGGGCCAGGAATTATGGTCCATTAAATTAAATGCGGATTACGCCTTGAGCCGCAGTCTGAATGCCATTTTCTTTTACGATCATTCCTTTTCGCAGTTCAAGGTTTCCACGGCATTCCCACAGACTACCATAAATGCCGGTTTTACGTTAAGGTACAACTTTGGAAATTGA
- the ruvA gene encoding Holliday junction branch migration protein RuvA, with translation MITHLSGKLVEKNPTYIIVECNGVGYFLNISLHTFSLLPENENIKVYTHLQVKEDSHTLFGFMEKTEREIFLLLISVSGIGPSIARTMLSSLNPVQVRDAIAGGDVAKIQAVKGIGTKTAQRVIVELKDKILKVHDMGEVSLPSNNTTKEEALSALEVLGFTRRLSEKVVDRVLSQDSSLSVEETIKQALKNL, from the coding sequence ATGATTACACACCTATCAGGTAAGCTAGTTGAAAAAAATCCTACCTACATCATCGTGGAATGCAATGGAGTGGGTTACTTTTTGAACATTTCCCTCCATACATTTTCCTTGCTTCCGGAGAACGAAAACATAAAAGTTTATACCCACCTCCAAGTCAAGGAAGATTCACATACGCTATTTGGTTTTATGGAAAAAACGGAGCGGGAAATCTTTCTATTGTTGATTTCCGTCTCTGGGATAGGTCCCAGCATTGCAAGGACCATGCTTTCTTCCCTAAACCCTGTCCAGGTAAGGGATGCCATTGCGGGTGGTGATGTGGCGAAAATTCAGGCAGTAAAGGGGATTGGCACCAAGACCGCACAGCGGGTCATAGTGGAATTGAAAGACAAGATTTTAAAGGTCCATGATATGGGCGAAGTTTCCCTTCCATCAAACAATACAACCAAAGAAGAAGCGTTATCTGCTTTAGAGGTTCTTGGATTCACCAGAAGGCTATCTGAAAAGGTCGTTGACCGAGTGCTTTCCCAAGATTCCTCCCTTAGCGTCGAGGAAACAATTAAACAGGCGCTGAAAAATTTATAA